In Brassica napus cultivar Da-Ae chromosome A3, Da-Ae, whole genome shotgun sequence, the sequence ttaatgaaattagTAAATTTTCTATAGTCCCATAATCTCGTGTCCGAATCGAATATTACATATTAAAAACCTTTTGATGGATCTTGTTATACAGGTCACTTATTGTGTATCCCAACGGGAACAGGCAGGATAGTGGCTCAGGGTTCATTTCGCTTTATTTAGCCATAGACAACTCGACTCTCCTTTCTTCGCATCAAGAGGTTTTCGCAGATCTCAGGTTTTACGTATTCAAAAGGACCGAGAGGAATTTCTTCACCGTCCAAGGTTCTTTCTAATTTTTCCATTCTATCAAGAAACATGCAATGTGTATATACTATATAGTAGTAACATCTATCTTTGTTTCAATCCGCAGATACAGATGTATGGcgatataatattttcaaaacgaTGTGGGGATTCCCTCGGGTCCTCCCTCTTGATACCTTCAGAAACCCGAGCAACGGATACCTCTTCAATGGAGATAACTGCGAGTTTGGTGTTGATGTGACTGTTCATTCTCCCTTTGAAAGTTCAGAACTTTTCACTGTCGCTAGGAATTTCCCTAACCCGAGGTTCACCTGGACTATTCAGAGGTTCTCCACGCTGGTCGGAGATACGCATCTCTCTAATACGTTCTCGGTCGGAGGAAGGAATTGGTGAGTGAGTCCTGTCCAACACTAGTTCAAGACTAATTAGCGTATTGTGGTAGTAACAGATATTCCATATGATTAACAGGAATATACAAGTGAATCCACGTGGCCGTTCAACGGGGGCGGGAAGAGCCATGTCGATGTATCTTATCCTTAATGCGAACGAGAAAGTTAGACCCAATGAGAAGATTTATGTTCGAGCAAGGCTTAGAGTTATTAACCAAAGGATATTCTCGCTCTTGTGGACAACCATCGAAAGGCCAAGTAAGCACATGATCCGCTCATCGGTACTATAAAATTAATCATCGTTACGGACACATCCCCGATGACTAATGAATGTCTCCTTGtcgattttttgtttttgttttgcagTCGATCATTGGTT encodes:
- the LOC106424471 gene encoding uncharacterized protein LOC106424471 produces the protein MKSHYTNIIYVVFLLFCLLITSSSAQSLIRQPTDDLSTILQQKNGAQPNSILGEAHYLNKDDLEIYSRDYKGSPSNLVTGMRDRPPMSYSLRMESFNTLLQSNETERYESRPFPVGGYNWSLIVYPNGNRQDSGSGFISLYLAIDNSTLLSSHQEVFADLRFYVFKRTERNFFTVQDTDVWRYNIFKTMWGFPRVLPLDTFRNPSNGYLFNGDNCEFGVDVTVHSPFESSELFTVARNFPNPRFTWTIQRFSTLVGDTHLSNTFSVGGRNWNIQVNPRGRSTGAGRAMSMYLILNANEKVRPNEKIYVRARLRVINQRIFSLLWTTIERPIDHWFTTPGLGWGYDEFISLDDLRDFWKGYVMGDVLIVEVEMEAISSTKYFPS